The sequence below is a genomic window from Venturia canescens isolate UGA chromosome 9, ASM1945775v1, whole genome shotgun sequence.
TCCTTTAATGTTATTACTCTCAATGTTTATACCGAATTGCATAATGCGACAAGAACAATTTTTGAATTCattattgatgaaaatattaCTCACTCGATTaggtgaattatttttttgactagGACGACGATTTGCCGATGTCTGATGTGATATGATCTGTACGAAAAAAACGCTGTATATATACGCAGAACTCATCGTGACTTTAAGCACCTTTTTTTATGTACGTAACCACATTGATCCGAATTCCATTCATATTCTGGTAAAATTTGTCTTGCTATGTTCAAAGACGCTATGTCGCAGAAGCCATTTGGCATTGCCAGATATTTTTCGAGCAACAAAGGCGAAACGTGGAGCGTGTATCTCgagattgtttattcaaagatccctccattctTACAAGGCTAATTACAGCTATTGATGGCTATTGAtactgtaacgtaacgctcttgccgacccggcctgaatgtcgccacgcgtcggttcgagctaccttaataaaACAAGTCtccaataaaatcattaagtAAGATCTAGAAACATCTCCCGCCAAATATTATATTCCATTATGTCTACAACatatttcagttttttgtgagattacattttttttattatcaccttCATTCTTTGTACAATCATTAAACTTTgacaatttataataaaatttttatttttgtacgtAAATGACTTACCTACCACTAATAAAAATTAACCATAGGAATCGAATCTCGAGggaattaacaattaaatggTTTCCTATCTATCttattaattatatttcatctattttatttcagtctttttaaagtttactcctattttcttaagaaaaggGGTTTGAAGATATATAATATTCTGGAAACGCATATCTTTTTTACACTGTTGTGCTTTtctaatattcatttttttctcgacttcattttattttcaataagctgtacgatttttcagtcgggagctttttttttaatgtttttttaaaacattttgttttaCTGAGGTAgttcgaaccgacgcgtggcggcggaTCACGTGTAATCGGCTTCGTAagaatggagggatctttgaatCTCGACATACACGCTCCACGTTCCGCCTTTGTTGCTCGAAAAATATCTGGCAATGCCATATGGCTTCCGCGTCACAGAGTCTTTGATATAGCAAGAAAAATTTTACCAGAGTGGATGTAATTCAATGTGGGGCAATTGTGTCAAAAATTGGTCGAGAAAACTGGCAACAAAGGAATATCCCCCCACCCACTGATCGCAGTGAAACGCACAACTCCCCTCTTTTTGGCCCTGCGGGCAGTCGGGgagttaaggaagttgaggcattagaatgaaaatgatgtcatcgcttttaaaccgattgcatcttataaagtgaagtgtaaaaaaaatcagttaaattttcagacagtttaggagcgttgttgctgagaaaaatcaataacaattcgggccaaataacatgtaatcttatggacgtcaagacacattcagtgatatctccgttaaaaatgatgctaaaaatatgaaattttttgggcaacatgagcaaggcttgctgaacaatgtcaatttttttccgatttattaggagatttgctgagattatattaataatagtctgtttcccgtgcagttttttgaggttaggatcgtcaccgttcgtgttttcgattgagctttcaccagtttttcgtcttttttccccaacttttctttaaagtgtatgcaacattgtcaaactgtaaactggcctaacttttgaaaggtacaggtcataacttttgggtaaaaaaaatgactgtacagtctcaacttccttaaaaaaaaggaatacagagaaaaaaactcgatccTCGTTTGTCacgtgtatttttttcttcacaaacATACTTTATTTACATCGCGAACAGAGTTGGTTCCAAATGCACTATAATCCTTGTTTTGGAGGTTATGTAGTAAAATCGACGCGTCGATCCACTCATTCGGTTACACGAATACGTGTCGAGATGAGCTTCATTTTTCTTGAGACTGAGAATTTGTTCAGTAAAGGATTGCTGAAAAGCAGAATTATTAATCAATATATTCATCGGCATTGTAATCAGCACAGTTACAATTGCTTGTTCAAGATTTTGCTAACGCTGAACGTCAGCAAAAACTTTTGCGAAACGTAATATTTACGTCTTCGAGTTGTTACGAATCAGAGAATCAGACAGCGAGCGTCAATGTACTCTCGACCTTGATTTCATCACTGCGAGCGTGTTGCTGCGTGTTATTTCATATCTATTCCGGTTAACCGATGTGCCTTCAGCATTTTTTGCACAGTTTCGTATCGCGCGTTTTTAAAATCAGTgttgacaaattgaaaaattttactctgcaaatgtatttttcaattgattcaaAAGTCCCTGTTTTCCTGTCGAAAACGACAACAAAAATTTGACTCATAATCAAAAATCTACGATCGCGAGACACAAAGCACAATGGCTGCGGAAAATAAGTTCCGATCAGAAGATAACACAATtcgattattcaaaaaaatgctAAACGCAGTCTTACCGATGCCGGGTCTCTGGCCGTTTCCCGGCCCAGCGACGAGCCCGTCATTTCCATAGTCTATGTAACCGCCGCGTCTGCCATTTCCCGGTCCGATCAGCCCGTCGTTTCCGTAGTCTCTGATACCTCCGCCTCTGTTGTTATTTCCCGGTCCGATCAGGCCATCGTTTCCGTAGTTCCCATAACCTTCGTTGCCTCTGCCGAAACCACCTCTTTGTCCGCCTCCGGGATAGCCGGCATATGCACCTCTGCCGAACCCTTCTAGTGAAAGAATCATGAAACGAAGTAGGGACACTCATAATCGTCGTTTTTACACTTTATGGGCGAATATATGAATTCGAAAAACATCGATCTTAAAAGTTCTGACATTTCCGTTCTCGGAAtcttaaaaattgttttcgttaCTTTACGACAATGAATCACGGGAGATTCTAACcaataaattcatcataacgaaatttgcattttctcGACCGAAGCAAAAGATATGCCGAGGATTTTCAAACGTTAGTAAATCAGCTTTTCGTCTTGCTGTTGAACACGAATTTTGATAGTCGAAAAGTTCGTGTTCAATCCCCATTAATTCTTAAAACTAgtcaaattattcaaaatcgTGACATTTTTTCGTGTTATCTTTTCTTCGAAATTAAAGTGGATTATCAAAATATTAATTTGATGTGGCCCGCCATTAATATTTGACCGTATTTGCTCATTATTTTAACTTTTAATAtaagaaatgtaaaaaatggtacaaaaaacattttttcgttttttcatatgCGGGctgatgtttttcttttgttttcgtcAAACGAAGAGGTCGATGAATACCTGTACGAATATTTGCAACTTATTAGAAGTTccaagttaaaaaaatggcaaaacttCGATTAATTTGTGTTCGTATTTGAACCAATATTCAATGCgtcaaaataaaatgtaatGCAAGCTCACCTTGGCCGCAGCAAACCTCGAATAGAGCAAACACTAAAATAACGAAGATtggaatgactttcatgttgAACGTAGAATACACCCAGGAAGACTATTGAACAGTGAAGAAAAACGCATCCTTTTATATGCGGATGTCAAACTATACGAGCAAATCTACTAATCATCATTATCATCCGCACTTCCACGTAATTTCCTAAGTGATTTGGTATTATGCAAAGATAACATCTTTGAATTCCCAAGGAAATCGAATCGATGTTGATGAGCTCGAGAATATTAATAAACACGAATAATTACGTTGATATTTGCTTttcctttgaaaatttatgttCTATAATTATAACGTGAAATTATAGCATTATTTACCGACCCTTTTCCCATCGAGCTCTGTCTATTATCTTCGTACGAGTGGCAAGTGTGAGTGATGTTTTGACTCCCCCCACTTACGTAAGGCTGACGGGGGCCGCGCATTGGGTAGTTTACCTCACATCGATGGAAAACAACGGCGACAATAATCGATCGTGATGAGTTACGGCGAAGAATGCCAGTTGACAATTATTTCGATGATGTATTAATTAATTGATCGGTTTTCTACGGGTGACAAAGGAACTCGAATGTGTATTTTCCAGTATATTTTTCAAGGACGAAATGACACAGTTCCTGTGTTTCTTAATAACATTAAAAGTTCGAGGCTGCAGGACTATCTACACGTACGGGCACAATGTTACACTGggtttttttggttttccaattttttcgacatttacTAAATTTTTAATACTGCTTTTATGATCACTATGATTTATAACCAAACATTTGCCGAATTTCTCCTTTGAAATGCCCCATACCAGCGTGGTAGAATTaaatcgaaaacaaaattattctgACAAAACAATTGAACAGTTTCCATAAATCCTAGCAGCAGACTTCCAACTTCGAGTGACATTTTTCGAACCGCGTGCAAATAATATTTAGTcctgttttattaaaattgacAATTTTGTGTATGGAAACCATCTGTTGCTTCGTGATAACTCGACGTTAGTGACGTTAGGCGGAGTTACCTGCAACGTCGCCGCTCATCCTCCTCGAATTGCTTACTCATCTTCGAATCTGTTGATGTCTTTCTCCCTCGTTCTTCATACCGAAATCCCGGCTGTTAATTTCATCAATACTGACGAAGAAagtgagaaatatttcgagcTGGATTCTGTGATCGAGAAACGAACGACTCGTGCACTCAAATATTTAGTCGAAACTTATTGTGCGGTTAGGAAAACACGAAATTTACGAAACGTTTCCCAACCAGTTGAGAATGAGTTTTTGGAAGACCGATTTTATGAAATACTGTAGGCTACTGgagtggatttttttttaactttcgtgatattaaaaacttttggtATTTCCCTTGTTCATTGTGTAATTATatatcggattttttttttttttttacttttgaacTGGGAATTATAAATGTGTTGCAATAAATAGTTGTGATGTTCAGCTGGTCCGGGGTTTGCTGTTAGGGGTTGCATCCAGCGATGCACGCTACTCTATGTTGCTTTGATTGCGTTTATTCGGTCCGGAATCTTTCTCGGAGATCCAGTggtttgtgaaataaaattaacaCATTTCTTGAGAAAGGTGAGGAAAAAACTGTACCAATTCGATGCTCGTCTACacacatatattttttccaaaaaacattttacatTTGCATTTTCAACAATCATTTACATTTCCAATCAATGAGCGTTAGAATGTTGATAACTATTAACGTGTTGATCCATTCGACCGACAACAAGAGAACCCGTTGACAGTTGACAGTTTCATCATTCCTGGTACGGCGTGCGATTTCTTTTTAGTAGAGGATCACTGTaaatcaaaattatttatacAAAATAATTCGTTAAGCCACCGTTACTATTATCACTTGTTACCACGAATTAACAAACGATCACGAAAATTGCTTTTTGCTCAAAAGtgaataattcgaaatttcgtcgaaatttaataatttgtaGATTAATTGCATCTCGTACGATTAAAAGAAACAATTGCCCAGTAAATCAAAGAATTGTGCTTCTAGTTttacaaatattatttcatcattcaatttaaacgaatttcataatttatgcTCAACACCTGGCCTATGGAACGTTCGGAACTGAATTTCAAATGAGAAAATTCGGCTTGATGAGCTTCtagaaatgaaaaagcaaCAGATCTGCAGCGGAACAAAAATGCAACTCCAATGATTAAAAATGTACAAAGTTAACGCGAAAAATGATCGGAGTTTgggtaaaaaaacaaatttcagtgaaagtgttaaaaaatttgggaaaaaatgagCCATACTTGGTGGTCTACCGTAGCCGCCTATTCCGAGCATATTGCCCCGTCCACCTCCATAGCCTTCATAGCCTCCATAGCCCCCATAGCCACCGTTGCCTCCGCGGTAACCTCCGCCGTAGTTACCTCTTCGTCCTCCTCCGTACATGTTACCGTATCCGCCTCTTCCATACCcttatcgataaaaaaacattgttcGTTTTCAAAGTTCTATGCTAATTCGATTTGCttttacgatgaaatttttcttttctttttatcgatGATTCATATTTGAAGGGATTTAAATCGgtggatttttcgtaacatcgggtcgattttattttatacattgagttcgaaatgaattgcgAAATATTTGCAACTTATGGAAAGTTGCAGGATATTTGAATACTTCAGAAAATTTAAGGATTATCTGGACTCGAGGAAAAATTACTGAGTTTTCAAATGTTGTAGCTAATCGCGGAGATCGAAATATCGAGAACTGTACAACGCACGTGAGTTTTCACGTATGCTCAAGAAGTTATTCGAATCAATATTGAATTTagctgaacgaaaaaaaagacgtgagTTTACCTTGACCGCAGCAAAACTCGAATAGAGCAAACAAGAATATGGCGAGAATaggaatgattttcatgttgaACGTTAAGTAAGCTCGGAAAGACTATTGAACAGGGAACAAAAATGCATCCTTTTATATGCGAAATTCGAAGGATACACGCGGATCCACTAATGCTTCATTATCATTCGTGTTTCCACGTAATGCGcagacatttttctttttctaacgGGTGATTCAGAATTGGAGGAAGATAAAATCGACGATCCGCGTTTATCAGTGCGGAAAAAGgaataacgaagaaaaaaattgcggcGATTGTGTTTTATAATTGTGAATTTTACTTTCATAACCATAACGTAAAACAGTCACGATTAGCAAACTCTGCTTTACACCTTTAACATGTCGTTCACCATGTACATGTCGATCTACCAGATTTTGTTGACCGATGGAAAACTTCGACAAGCGTAATTGTTCGTAATGAGTTTCGATGAATGAGGAAAGTTGACAATCatttcgacgattaataaaagaaatagtCGCTTTTCCACGGACGACAAAACGTTcccaatatatatatttttcaaggaTGTAATGTCACTagctgtgtgtgtgtgtgtttcttAAATAAACGGTCGGAGGCTGCGAGACGATCCACGCGGAGGATGGTGTGTTGAATTATTCTATCGAGTTTCCagctttttcgatttttcctaaAAGCTTTTGTTCTGCTCTCACGATTTCCGTGATTTATAACTGAAAATGTACGTAATTTCATTGTTAAAACACATTCTTGGCACATCGGAATGagtcgaaaacgaaaaatattttctcgttaCTCGAAACAACGACAAAAATTGGATCGAATCGTAGAAACCAGATCTTtagaatttttaacattttactCCAAGTCACGAACATTCTAATGTAAAAAAGTGGTCTCTCGAGCAAGATTCTACGAAGTTCTTTCCCAGTGGTACggtcattcaaaaatttaattcttcaattgttttgagAAGTATATTCAGGGGTTCGAATAATAATTAtgcagaaaaattgtaaacagcaaaattgaaaattatttcgtttatTGAACAAGTCTACAGTATACGTAATATTTGTGCCATCAGAAAGAGGGGGGGAGTGGGAATACCGTTTTAGCGGTAGAATAATCGGCGTAGAATTTACGTAATAATTCGTGAAAGCGCCAATAACAATTGAAGGAAGATTCGTTAAATGGAAGATAAATAACATCTAGACATTAACATTGTTTCTTGATTGAATGCATAAATCTTGATTCTCAATAGTCAACGAGGCACCTGTGAgaataaaatgacaaatattgAGGGACCCCCGAGTggagaaaagattttttcctgTTTGGTTCGATGTGACAACAATTTTGTAAATGTGTTGTAAAAATCACCTGCTGCTTCGTGGACTCAACGAGCGAGGTGGAGTTTCTCTGTAACGTCGTCGGGACTCCTGTCGACTTTTGTCCCGATCTTCGCGTCTGTcgcgttctctttctctctcgttttccgCATCGAAATCGCGGTTGTCTCGATCTCGACGATCCCGGCGAACAACGTGACGAGGACTTCGAGCCGGACTCGGCGATCGTGAGCCTGACGACCGGGAATCGGAACTGTGTCCTTCGTATCGATGGCGCCTTTCCCGTTGTCTGAACAAATAGaattttgtagatttttttcagCGAGTTGaggttgaaaattttgaaagataATTCAGCTCATGGAAGGAAGCTCGTAAAAGAGCATTTTGTTGAATTCTTTTGAGATGCAAAATAATGACTCACTTGCGCCGCAATTTCAACGACATTTCTCGTATTTCGTCCTCGCGATCTTGTCGTTGCTgttccattttttccattcgcagCTGCTCGGCTTTCTTATCAGCTTTGTCTGCAAATGGAAGCATTAATTAGAAATAAACGAcacaagaaaaatattaatgtaTGGGCGGAATTCATAATCTACTCACATTGTCGATTCAAAAGGACCtgcattttctttttaagCCGCTCCTGGGGTGTAATTTTGGTCGACTGAAAAATATAACTCTTAAAGACACACGACCCGAAGAGCGAAAGTATcgagaagatttttttatattattgtaTATAAAGCCATTAAAAAGTG
It includes:
- the LOC122416625 gene encoding ctenidin-1-like; its protein translation is MYGGGRRGNYGGGYRGGNGGYGGYGGYEGYGGGRGNMLGIGGYGRPPKGFGRGAYAGYPGGGQRGGFGRGNEGYGNYGNDGLIGPGNNNRGGGIRDYGNDGLIGPGNGRRGGYIDYGNDGLVAGPGNGQRPGIAIVLCVSRS